Proteins encoded within one genomic window of Burkholderiaceae bacterium:
- a CDS encoding 2-hydroxychromene-2-carboxylate isomerase, which produces MSHAVDYYFAPHSPWTYLGHTRFVAMARAAGARVRVLPVDFGQVFPVSGGLPLPKRAPQRQAYRLVELKRFSEHLALPLHAKPRYFPVSSDDAARLIIAVDRHDGTDAALKFAGAVLAAVWAEERNIADEKTLLALLAEQGLDAERLEQSHSQAAHEQYDANTHQAIEAGVFGAPSYIVDEEMFWGQDRLDFVERRLRA; this is translated from the coding sequence TTGAGCCATGCCGTCGATTACTACTTCGCGCCGCACAGTCCGTGGACCTACCTCGGCCACACGCGCTTCGTCGCGATGGCGCGCGCCGCCGGCGCCCGGGTGCGGGTGCTGCCGGTCGATTTCGGCCAAGTGTTTCCGGTCTCGGGTGGGCTGCCGCTTCCCAAGCGCGCGCCGCAGCGCCAGGCATACCGGCTGGTCGAGCTCAAGCGCTTTTCCGAGCATCTGGCGCTGCCGCTGCATGCGAAGCCGCGCTACTTTCCGGTGTCCAGCGACGATGCGGCGCGGCTGATCATCGCGGTCGATCGTCACGACGGCACCGACGCGGCGCTGAAGTTCGCCGGCGCGGTGCTGGCGGCGGTCTGGGCCGAGGAGCGCAACATCGCCGACGAGAAGACGCTGCTCGCGCTGCTGGCCGAGCAGGGCCTGGACGCCGAGCGGCTGGAGCAGTCGCACAGCCAGGCCGCGCACGAGCAGTACGACGCGAACACGCACCAGGCGATCGAGGCCGGGGTGTTCGGCGCGCCCAGCTACATCGTCGACGAAGAAATGTTCTGGGGCCAGGACCGGCTCGATTTCGTCGAGCGCAGGCTGCGCGCCTGA
- a CDS encoding ABC transporter, substrate-binding protein (cluster 9, phospholipid) encodes MENKAHALAAGAFVLLVTALLIALAAWLMRDTQVVRVYEISTREPLNGLQLQAPVRFRGINVGKVSYIGFDPNVKGNALLRLAVDEDAPVTQSTYATLNFQGVTGLAFVQLDDTGKSTEPIPRVYGGGYPRIPLRPSLLSSLSDEGASMIREVAETSKRVNRLFAPENQQALIAAIDGLGRAADAMTRLANGLDHTVTERLDPALAGLPALVAGSRQAMASLDATAGAFDRVAQRLGEKNGALDQLADGTRALNQAAATLNNATLPRVGRASDEVSRTARQFDRTVRVIGDNPQSLLVGNGAVPPGPGEPGFVAPGAAR; translated from the coding sequence ATGGAAAACAAGGCTCATGCGCTGGCTGCCGGCGCGTTCGTGTTGCTGGTCACCGCGCTGCTGATTGCACTGGCGGCCTGGCTGATGCGCGACACCCAGGTGGTCCGGGTCTACGAGATCTCGACCCGCGAGCCGCTGAACGGACTGCAGCTGCAGGCGCCGGTGCGTTTTCGCGGCATCAATGTCGGCAAGGTGTCGTACATCGGCTTCGACCCTAACGTGAAGGGCAATGCGCTGCTGCGCCTCGCAGTCGACGAGGACGCGCCGGTGACCCAGTCCACCTATGCGACGCTGAACTTCCAGGGCGTGACCGGGCTCGCGTTCGTGCAGCTCGACGACACCGGCAAGTCGACCGAACCGATCCCGCGCGTCTACGGCGGCGGCTACCCGCGCATCCCGCTGCGGCCCAGCTTGCTGAGCAGTCTGTCGGACGAGGGCGCGAGCATGATCCGAGAGGTCGCCGAAACCAGCAAGCGCGTGAACCGGCTGTTCGCGCCGGAAAACCAGCAGGCGCTGATTGCCGCGATCGACGGCCTGGGCCGCGCCGCCGATGCAATGACCCGGCTCGCGAACGGGCTGGATCACACCGTGACCGAGCGGCTCGACCCGGCGCTGGCCGGGTTGCCGGCGCTGGTCGCCGGCAGCCGGCAAGCCATGGCTTCGCTCGATGCGACCGCCGGCGCGTTCGACCGGGTTGCGCAGCGGCTCGGCGAGAAGAACGGCGCGCTCGACCAGCTGGCCGACGGCACGCGCGCGCTGAACCAGGCCGCCGCGACGCTGAACAATGCGACCTTGCCGCGGGTCGGCCGCGCCAGCGACGAGGTCTCGCGCACCGCGCGCCAGTTCGACCGCACGGTGCGCGTGATCGGCGACAACCCGCAGTCGCTGCTGGTCGGCAACGGCGCGGTGCCGCCGGGGCCCGGTGAGCCCGGTTTCGTCGCGCCGGGGGCGGCGCGATGA
- a CDS encoding aminotransferase class I/II-fold pyridoxal phosphate-dependent enzyme, with the protein MITRTTPDSTANAADWHDETRVLHGDAGLSSDSALVPPIHYSATFKADDPRTFADMANTPRHRRFYSRYGNPTHEHAAALLAQLEGTETALLTASGMAAISTTVLALVAAGDHVIAQGRHYMSTTKLFEEVLVRFGVQVSIVEQSDTEAFRAALRPNTKLIMVESPVNPTLVLTDLAAVAALARPRGILTLADNTFASPLNQRPHALGIDIVLHSATKYLGGHHDLTAGAICCSGELAEKIWRMHVTLGGVLSPMDAWLLLRGLRTLPLRVERINANALALARWLEEQPQVERVYYPGLESHPQHALARRQMSGFGAVIAFALRGGFDATSRFVASLAVATHAVSLGGVDSLIVHTAAMWAGTMSEAQMLAAGIAPNFVRMSVGVEHIDDLKADMARALQKL; encoded by the coding sequence ATGATCACCCGCACCACCCCCGATTCCACCGCAAACGCGGCCGACTGGCACGACGAAACCCGCGTGCTGCACGGCGACGCCGGCCTGTCGTCGGACTCGGCGCTGGTGCCGCCGATCCACTATTCAGCGACGTTCAAGGCCGACGATCCCCGGACGTTCGCGGACATGGCGAACACGCCGCGCCATCGCCGCTTCTACAGCCGCTACGGCAACCCGACGCACGAACATGCGGCGGCGCTGCTAGCGCAGCTCGAAGGCACCGAGACCGCGCTGCTGACCGCGTCCGGCATGGCGGCGATCAGTACCACGGTGCTGGCGCTGGTGGCGGCTGGCGACCATGTGATTGCGCAGGGGCGGCACTACATGAGCACGACCAAGCTGTTCGAGGAGGTGCTGGTGCGCTTCGGCGTGCAGGTCTCGATCGTCGAGCAGTCCGACACCGAAGCTTTTCGCGCTGCGCTGCGGCCGAACACGAAGCTGATCATGGTCGAGAGCCCGGTCAATCCGACGCTGGTGCTGACCGACCTGGCCGCGGTCGCGGCGCTGGCGCGGCCGCGCGGCATCCTGACCTTGGCCGACAACACCTTCGCGTCGCCCTTAAATCAGCGCCCGCATGCGCTCGGCATCGACATCGTGCTGCACAGCGCGACCAAGTACCTGGGCGGCCATCACGACCTGACCGCCGGCGCGATCTGCTGCTCGGGCGAACTCGCCGAGAAGATCTGGCGCATGCACGTCACGCTCGGTGGCGTGCTGTCGCCGATGGACGCCTGGCTGCTGCTGCGGGGCTTGCGCACGCTGCCGCTGCGCGTCGAACGCATCAACGCGAACGCGCTCGCGCTGGCGCGGTGGCTGGAGGAACAGCCGCAGGTCGAGCGGGTCTATTACCCCGGTTTGGAAAGCCACCCGCAGCATGCGCTCGCGCGGCGCCAGATGAGCGGCTTCGGCGCGGTGATCGCTTTCGCGCTGCGCGGCGGGTTCGACGCGACCAGCCGCTTCGTCGCGTCGCTCGCCGTCGCGACCCATGCGGTCAGCCTGGGCGGCGTCGATTCGCTGATCGTGCACACCGCCGCGATGTGGGCCGGCACGATGAGCGAGGCGCAGATGCTGGCGGCAGGCATCGCGCCGAACTTCGTGCGCATGTCGGTCGGCGTCGAGCACATCGACGACCTGAAGGCCGACATGGCGCGCGCTCTGCAAAAACTTTGA
- a CDS encoding Protoporphyrinogen oxidase HemJ, whose amino-acid sequence MMPWVKSLHIVFVVGWFAGLFYLPRIFVNLALVPPDSMAERARLLLMARKLLRFMTMIALPALLFGLWLWLGFGIGRGPGSGWLHAKLVVVLGVIVYHVACARLLRRFEAGGATPGHVWLRWFNEIPVILLLLAVVLVVVKPF is encoded by the coding sequence ATGATGCCGTGGGTGAAGTCGCTGCACATCGTGTTCGTCGTCGGCTGGTTCGCCGGCTTGTTCTACCTCCCCCGTATCTTCGTCAACCTGGCGCTGGTGCCGCCCGACTCGATGGCCGAACGGGCGCGGCTGCTGCTGATGGCGAGGAAGCTGCTGCGCTTCATGACGATGATCGCGCTGCCAGCCCTGCTGTTCGGCCTGTGGCTGTGGCTGGGTTTTGGCATCGGCCGCGGACCGGGGAGCGGCTGGCTGCACGCGAAGCTGGTCGTGGTGCTCGGCGTGATCGTGTACCACGTCGCCTGCGCGCGGCTGCTGCGCCGCTTCGAGGCGGGCGGCGCCACGCCCGGTCATGTCTGGCTGCGCTGGTTCAATGAGATTCCGGTGATCCTGTTGCTGCTCGCGGTGGTGCTGGTTGTCGTCAAACCGTTCTGA
- a CDS encoding Methionine sulfoxide reductase molybdopterin-binding subunit, translating into MSIKTPTPVVLDKQAVLEEAVQRLAAPGRRDFLRRSLTLGGLAMLTGCTLTDRPGVQAALTRISRLNDDAQAWLFDPNRLAPTYPESMITRPFPFNAYYGEDEVRHVDGASYRLQVTGRVADRRSWSLADLRALPQADQITRHICVEGWSAIGRWGGVPFASFLRRVGADLSSKYVGFRCFDDYYTSIDMATALHPQTLLALSYDGRTLPAKYGYPMKLRIPTKLGYKNPKYIQTIFVTNTYPGGYWEDQGYNWFGGS; encoded by the coding sequence ATGAGCATCAAGACCCCGACCCCGGTTGTACTCGACAAGCAAGCGGTCCTGGAAGAAGCGGTGCAGCGCCTGGCGGCGCCGGGACGGCGCGACTTCCTGCGCCGCAGCCTCACCCTCGGCGGCCTCGCGATGCTGACCGGCTGCACGCTGACCGACCGGCCCGGCGTGCAGGCGGCGCTGACCCGCATCTCGCGCCTGAACGACGACGCGCAGGCCTGGCTGTTCGACCCGAACCGGCTCGCGCCGACCTACCCGGAATCGATGATCACGCGGCCGTTTCCGTTCAACGCGTACTACGGCGAGGACGAGGTGCGCCATGTCGACGGCGCCAGCTACCGGCTGCAGGTGACCGGACGGGTCGCCGACCGGCGCAGCTGGTCGCTCGCCGATCTGCGCGCGCTGCCGCAGGCGGATCAGATCACGCGCCACATCTGCGTCGAAGGCTGGAGCGCGATCGGCCGCTGGGGCGGCGTGCCGTTCGCGAGCTTCCTGCGCCGGGTCGGCGCCGACCTGAGCTCGAAGTATGTCGGCTTTCGCTGCTTCGACGACTACTACACCAGCATCGACATGGCGACCGCGCTGCATCCGCAGACCCTGCTCGCGCTGAGCTACGACGGGCGCACGCTGCCGGCGAAATACGGCTACCCGATGAAGCTGCGGATTCCGACCAAGCTCGGCTACAAGAACCCGAAATACATCCAGACCATCTTCGTCACCAACACCTACCCTGGCGGCTATTGGGAAGACCAGGGCTACAACTGGTTCGGGGGCAGTTGA
- a CDS encoding Putative transmembrane protein — protein MSAKTSAWPLALCYTALIVYASLYPFSDWRDQGIAPWFYLSEPWPRYWTWFDLVSNLLGYAPLGFLYALSALRSGRPRRAAHAVLIATATAGLLSLSMETLQTYLPERVPSNVDLTFNTCGAWIGATAAYALERLGAIDHWSRIRARWFVPHARGALALLALWPIALLFPTPVPLGLGQVMERLEAGLGDLLQGTPFLAWLPLREIELQPLLPRVALLCALLGVLLPSLLGYSIIRSKWRRTVFLLGTLALGVCATGLSNALSFGPTHAWNWFSLPVQLGLVLALPVGLALLPLPPRACALLLALAIVLDLVLLNQAPASVYFSQTLQTWEQGRFIRFHGVIQWLGWFWPYMTLAYLTLRALRRPRNLQ, from the coding sequence ATGTCGGCGAAGACCTCGGCCTGGCCGCTGGCGCTGTGCTACACCGCGCTGATCGTCTACGCCAGCCTGTACCCGTTCTCGGACTGGCGCGACCAGGGCATCGCGCCCTGGTTCTACCTGAGCGAGCCCTGGCCCAGGTACTGGACCTGGTTCGATCTGGTCTCGAACCTGCTGGGCTACGCGCCGCTGGGCTTTTTGTATGCGCTCAGTGCCCTGCGCAGCGGCCGGCCGCGCCGTGCCGCCCATGCAGTGCTGATTGCAACGGCGACAGCGGGACTGCTGTCGCTTTCGATGGAAACGCTGCAGACCTATTTGCCGGAGCGCGTGCCGTCCAACGTAGACCTGACGTTCAACACCTGCGGCGCCTGGATCGGCGCGACGGCCGCTTATGCGCTCGAGCGCCTCGGCGCGATCGACCACTGGAGCCGGATTCGCGCGCGCTGGTTCGTGCCGCACGCGCGCGGTGCGCTCGCACTGCTGGCGCTGTGGCCGATCGCGCTGCTGTTTCCAACCCCGGTGCCGCTGGGCCTGGGCCAGGTGATGGAGCGGCTGGAAGCCGGACTGGGCGACCTGCTGCAGGGCACGCCGTTCCTGGCCTGGCTGCCGCTGCGCGAGATCGAGCTGCAGCCGCTGCTGCCGCGCGTCGCGCTGCTTTGCGCGTTGCTCGGCGTGCTGCTGCCGAGCCTGCTCGGCTACAGCATCATCCGCTCGAAATGGCGGCGCACGGTGTTCCTGCTCGGCACGCTGGCGCTCGGTGTCTGCGCGACCGGGCTGTCGAACGCGCTCAGCTTCGGGCCGACGCACGCGTGGAACTGGTTCTCGCTGCCGGTGCAGCTCGGCCTGGTGCTCGCGCTGCCGGTGGGCCTGGCGCTGCTGCCGCTGCCGCCGCGCGCCTGCGCGTTGCTGCTGGCGCTGGCGATCGTGCTCGATCTGGTGCTGCTGAACCAGGCGCCGGCCAGTGTCTATTTTTCGCAGACGCTGCAGACCTGGGAGCAGGGCCGCTTCATCCGCTTTCACGGCGTGATCCAGTGGCTCGGCTGGTTCTGGCCGTACATGACGCTCGCGTATCTGACGCTGCGGGCCTTGCGGCGGCCCCGAAACCTACAATAG
- a CDS encoding Methionine sulfoxide reductase cytochrome b subunit, with protein sequence MAARADTIHPRWLRAMHWTNAAAVLVMIASGWRIYDATGFMGFQIPTGITLGGWLAGAIQWHFAAMWLLVANGLLYLALNLATGRLVRKFFPLSPRALWTDLRAALAGRLAHDDPRHYNTVQRMAYLFVMVDIALLVASGLVLWKSVQFPLLRELLGGYEGARRVHFAAMGLLVAFIAMHLTMVALVPRTLLHMLRGH encoded by the coding sequence ATGGCTGCACGCGCCGACACCATTCACCCGCGCTGGCTGCGCGCAATGCACTGGACCAACGCGGCCGCGGTGCTGGTGATGATCGCCAGCGGCTGGCGCATCTACGACGCGACCGGCTTCATGGGTTTCCAGATCCCGACCGGGATCACGCTCGGCGGCTGGCTCGCAGGCGCGATCCAGTGGCATTTCGCGGCGATGTGGCTACTGGTCGCGAACGGCCTGCTGTACCTCGCATTGAATCTCGCGACCGGCCGTCTCGTCCGCAAATTCTTTCCGCTGTCGCCGCGCGCGCTCTGGACGGACCTGCGCGCCGCGCTCGCCGGCCGGCTCGCGCACGACGACCCGCGCCACTACAACACGGTGCAGCGCATGGCCTACCTGTTCGTGATGGTCGACATCGCGCTGCTGGTGGCCTCCGGCCTGGTGCTGTGGAAATCGGTGCAGTTCCCGCTGCTGCGCGAACTGCTGGGCGGCTACGAAGGCGCTAGGCGCGTGCATTTCGCGGCGATGGGCCTGTTGGTCGCGTTCATCGCGATGCACCTGACGATGGTCGCGCTGGTGCCGCGCACGCTGCTGCACATGCTGCGCGGCCATTGA
- a CDS encoding Dienelactone hydrolase family protein, whose amino-acid sequence MGQFIDLKATDGFVVPAYIAEPSGRPRGGLVVLQEIFGVNSHIRSVVDGFAAEGYLAVAPSTFQRVKPGVDLGYTPDDMSAGSALKAAVEALPAPGVLADIQAAVNRAASAGKVGVVGYCWGGLLTWRAAALVDGVSAAVPYYGGGMTVGAEVQRHPRCPVLCHFGERDRHITLESVQAFARVQHGVRVEVYAADHGFNCDQRAAYDATAAHQARGRTLAFFAQHLA is encoded by the coding sequence ATGGGACAGTTCATTGATCTGAAAGCGACGGACGGCTTCGTCGTTCCAGCCTATATCGCCGAGCCGAGCGGCCGGCCGCGCGGCGGCCTCGTGGTGCTGCAGGAAATATTCGGCGTGAACTCGCACATCCGATCGGTGGTCGACGGCTTCGCCGCCGAAGGCTATCTGGCGGTCGCGCCGAGCACGTTTCAGCGCGTCAAGCCGGGCGTCGATCTGGGTTACACGCCGGACGACATGAGCGCCGGCAGCGCGTTGAAGGCCGCGGTCGAAGCGCTGCCCGCGCCGGGCGTGCTCGCCGACATCCAGGCTGCGGTGAACCGGGCCGCGTCGGCCGGCAAGGTCGGCGTCGTCGGCTACTGCTGGGGCGGGTTGCTGACCTGGCGCGCGGCCGCGCTGGTCGATGGTGTCAGCGCCGCGGTGCCGTACTACGGCGGCGGCATGACGGTCGGCGCCGAGGTCCAGCGCCATCCGCGCTGCCCGGTGCTGTGCCATTTCGGCGAGCGTGACCGCCACATCACGCTGGAGAGCGTGCAGGCATTTGCCCGGGTCCAGCACGGCGTGCGGGTCGAGGTCTACGCGGCCGACCACGGCTTCAACTGTGACCAGCGCGCCGCCTACGACGCCACCGCTGCGCACCAGGCGCGCGGCCGCACGCTCGCCTTCTTCGCCCAGCATTTGGCCTGA
- a CDS encoding ABC transporter, permease protein (cluster 9, phospholipid) — protein MEEARPSLTQQDTPDGPCAVLAGRWTAAQLSGAGVWRRVSHLLNGLPAQAGSGEAIGWDLQPLQQFDHVAAQLLWNHWGRRWPARLQASADQRAVLERVAQFSAEPLPRARHAALWDEYLRLGAAVLGALGRARDMVQMIGQLLLDTIRLVRAPRRGPWRDLSGHLYAMGATALPITALVGFLIGVVLAYLSAQVLRRFGADTFIVDMLGISLIRELGPVLAAVLIAGRSGSAITAQIGVMRVTEELDAMRVMGIAHGFRLVLPRAFALAVVMPLVSLWTTLAALIGGMLAADATLGITPAYFVEALPRAVEVSNLTLACAKSVVFGLMIALIGCHFGLRVKPDTESLGRGTTASVVVSITTVILVDALFAVVFKNVGL, from the coding sequence ATGGAGGAAGCACGCCCCAGTCTCACGCAGCAGGACACGCCCGACGGGCCCTGCGCGGTGCTGGCCGGGCGCTGGACTGCGGCGCAGCTGAGCGGCGCGGGCGTCTGGCGCCGGGTGTCGCATCTGCTCAACGGGCTGCCGGCGCAGGCCGGCTCGGGGGAGGCGATCGGCTGGGACTTGCAGCCGCTGCAGCAGTTCGACCATGTGGCCGCGCAACTGCTGTGGAACCATTGGGGCCGGCGCTGGCCGGCACGGTTGCAAGCGAGCGCGGACCAGCGCGCGGTGCTCGAGCGGGTGGCGCAATTCAGCGCCGAGCCTTTGCCGCGCGCGCGGCACGCGGCGCTGTGGGACGAGTACCTGCGCCTGGGCGCGGCGGTGCTGGGCGCGCTGGGGCGCGCTCGCGACATGGTGCAGATGATCGGCCAGCTGCTGCTCGACACAATCCGGCTCGTGCGCGCGCCGCGGCGCGGCCCGTGGCGCGACCTGTCGGGCCATCTGTACGCGATGGGCGCGACCGCTCTGCCGATCACCGCGCTGGTCGGCTTCCTGATCGGCGTCGTGCTGGCTTACCTGAGCGCGCAGGTGCTGCGCCGCTTCGGCGCCGACACCTTTATCGTCGACATGCTCGGCATCTCGCTGATCCGCGAACTCGGCCCGGTGCTGGCCGCGGTGCTGATCGCCGGGCGTTCCGGCTCGGCGATCACCGCGCAGATCGGCGTGATGCGGGTCACCGAGGAACTCGACGCCATGCGCGTGATGGGCATCGCGCACGGGTTTCGTCTCGTGCTGCCGCGCGCGTTCGCGCTCGCGGTCGTGATGCCGCTGGTCAGTCTGTGGACCACGCTGGCGGCGCTGATCGGCGGCATGCTCGCGGCCGACGCGACGCTGGGCATCACGCCCGCCTACTTCGTCGAGGCGCTGCCGCGCGCGGTCGAGGTGTCGAACCTGACGTTGGCCTGCGCCAAGTCGGTCGTATTCGGGTTGATGATCGCGCTGATCGGCTGCCATTTCGGGCTGCGCGTCAAGCCCGACACCGAGAGCCTGGGGCGCGGCACGACGGCGTCGGTGGTCGTGTCCATCACCACCGTGATCCTGGTCGATGCGCTGTTCGCGGTCGTGTTCAAGAACGTCGGTCTATGA
- a CDS encoding Porphobilinogen synthase gives MTPYAPFPQGRPRRLRRDAFTRNLVREHALGVHDLIYPVFVQEGRGRRDSVASMPGVERLSVDLLLPLAEECASRGIPALALFPVIDPKRKTADGREAVNPDGLVPRAVRELKTRFPALGVMTDVALDPYTSHGQDGLQDADGHIVNDETVAVLVQQALVQAEAGVDIVAPSDMMDGRIGAIRSALESHGAIHTRIMAYSAKYASAFYGPFRDALGSAGNLGRADKKTYQMDPGNGDEALREVAMDIFEGADMVMVKPGLPYLDVVRRVKDAFRVPTFAYQVSGEYAMLKAAAQNGWLDHDAVMMESLLAFKRAGADGVLTYFALDAARLLAQGPA, from the coding sequence ATGACTCCCTACGCTCCGTTCCCGCAGGGCCGCCCGCGGCGGCTGCGCCGCGATGCCTTCACCCGCAACCTGGTGCGCGAGCACGCGCTCGGCGTGCACGACCTGATCTATCCCGTGTTCGTGCAGGAAGGCCGCGGCCGCCGCGACAGCGTGGCATCGATGCCGGGGGTGGAGCGCCTGAGCGTCGATCTGCTGCTGCCGCTGGCCGAGGAATGCGCAAGCCGTGGCATTCCGGCGCTGGCGCTGTTCCCGGTGATCGATCCAAAGCGCAAGACCGCGGACGGGCGCGAAGCCGTGAACCCCGACGGCCTGGTGCCGCGCGCGGTGCGCGAGTTGAAAACACGGTTCCCGGCGCTGGGCGTGATGACCGACGTGGCGCTCGATCCGTACACCAGCCACGGACAGGACGGCCTGCAGGATGCCGACGGTCACATCGTCAACGACGAAACGGTCGCGGTGCTGGTGCAGCAGGCGTTGGTGCAGGCCGAGGCCGGCGTCGACATCGTCGCGCCGAGCGACATGATGGACGGCAGGATCGGAGCGATTCGATCTGCGCTCGAATCGCACGGCGCGATTCATACCCGCATCATGGCGTACAGCGCGAAGTACGCGAGCGCGTTCTACGGCCCGTTCCGCGACGCGCTGGGATCGGCCGGCAACCTGGGCCGCGCCGACAAGAAAACCTACCAGATGGACCCCGGCAACGGCGACGAGGCGCTGCGCGAGGTGGCGATGGACATCTTTGAGGGCGCCGACATGGTGATGGTCAAGCCCGGCCTGCCGTACCTGGACGTGGTGCGGCGCGTGAAGGACGCGTTCCGCGTGCCGACCTTCGCGTACCAGGTCAGCGGCGAATACGCGATGCTGAAGGCTGCCGCGCAGAACGGCTGGCTCGATCACGACGCGGTGATGATGGAGAGCCTGCTCGCGTTCAAGCGCGCCGGCGCCGACGGCGTGCTGACCTACTTCGCGCTCGACGCGGCGCGGCTGCTCGCGCAGGGTCCGGCCTAG
- a CDS encoding Glutathione S-transferase: MLRLHHYPGSASMAPQILLEEIGAPFELVLVDRAQGVQKTQQYLRLNPNGLIPTLTDGDLVLYEAAAICLHLCDRYPEAQLAPALGTEQRAQFYKWLVWLTNTLQATLIVYFYPERWVNAGNSAGVSQVRAHAESRVRVLVDLLEREFAASNGPWLLGERYSAVDAYAFMLCRWTRNFHRPARARAYLGPYLERVLERPAVQRAMKAAAISPPWF; the protein is encoded by the coding sequence ATGCTGCGCCTGCACCACTATCCGGGCTCGGCCAGCATGGCGCCGCAGATCCTGCTCGAGGAGATCGGCGCGCCGTTCGAACTGGTGCTGGTAGACCGCGCGCAGGGGGTGCAGAAGACGCAGCAATACCTGCGGCTCAATCCGAACGGGCTGATCCCGACGCTGACCGACGGTGACCTGGTGCTGTACGAGGCGGCGGCGATCTGCCTGCACCTGTGCGACCGGTACCCCGAGGCGCAGCTCGCGCCGGCGCTCGGCACCGAGCAGCGCGCGCAGTTCTACAAGTGGCTGGTCTGGCTCACGAACACGCTGCAGGCGACACTGATCGTCTACTTTTATCCGGAGCGCTGGGTCAACGCCGGCAACTCAGCCGGTGTCAGCCAAGTGCGCGCGCATGCGGAATCGCGGGTGCGGGTGCTGGTCGACCTGCTCGAGCGCGAATTCGCCGCCAGCAACGGGCCCTGGCTGCTCGGCGAGCGCTACAGCGCGGTCGATGCCTATGCGTTCATGCTGTGCCGCTGGACGCGCAACTTCCATCGGCCGGCGCGCGCGCGCGCGTATCTGGGACCTTACCTGGAGCGCGTGCTGGAGCGACCCGCTGTGCAGCGGGCGATGAAGGCGGCAGCAATATCCCCGCCGTGGTTTTGA
- a CDS encoding ABC transporter, ATP-binding protein (cluster 9, phospholipid) yields the protein MSGTGTMQHRPLAAADDLVVAIDGLWTRFGPEIGGVVIHRDLDLQVRRGEILALVGGSGSGKTTLLRQMLGLETPTRGSVRVLGEPAANLGLHRNAASRVGMLFQHGALFSAFSVLDNVALALREAQVLPDALIRDAALVKLQMVGLAAADAGKKPSALSGGMVKRAALARALIMDPPLLLLDEPTAGLDPESSDAFCTLLGSLHRELGLTVVMVTHDLDTVFDLATRVAVLADQHVVVDGPPREVAGFDHPFVRAYFLGRRGRRAMAPLPVGAD from the coding sequence ATGAGCGGGACGGGCACGATGCAACATCGGCCGCTGGCGGCCGCGGACGACCTGGTGGTCGCGATCGACGGGCTGTGGACCCGGTTTGGCCCGGAGATCGGCGGCGTGGTGATTCACCGCGACCTGGATCTGCAGGTGCGGCGCGGCGAAATCCTCGCGCTGGTCGGCGGCTCGGGCAGCGGCAAGACCACGCTGCTGCGCCAGATGCTCGGGCTCGAAACCCCGACGCGCGGCAGCGTGCGCGTGCTGGGCGAGCCGGCCGCGAACCTCGGGCTGCATCGCAATGCAGCCAGCCGGGTCGGCATGCTGTTTCAGCACGGCGCGCTGTTCTCGGCGTTTTCGGTGCTCGACAACGTGGCCTTGGCGCTGCGCGAGGCCCAGGTGCTGCCGGATGCGCTGATTCGCGACGCCGCGCTGGTCAAGCTGCAGATGGTCGGTCTCGCCGCGGCCGACGCGGGCAAGAAGCCGAGCGCGCTCTCGGGCGGGATGGTCAAGCGCGCGGCGCTGGCGCGTGCGCTGATCATGGACCCGCCGCTGCTGTTGCTGGACGAGCCGACCGCCGGACTGGACCCGGAGAGCTCCGACGCGTTCTGCACGCTGCTGGGCTCGCTGCACCGCGAGCTCGGGCTGACCGTGGTGATGGTGACGCACGACCTGGACACGGTGTTCGATCTCGCGACCCGGGTCGCGGTGCTGGCCGATCAGCATGTGGTGGTCGATGGTCCGCCGCGCGAAGTGGCCGGATTCGATCATCCGTTTGTGCGCGCGTATTTTCTGGGTCGGCGCGGCCGCCGCGCGATGGCGCCGCTGCCGGTTGGCGCGGACTGA